Genomic segment of Pirellulales bacterium:
ACGCTGCCGTATGCTCGTCGAGGTTTTACCTTGGTCGAACTTTTGGTCGTGATCGCAATCATTGGAGTGTTGGTAAGTTTGCTGCTCCCCGCCGTGCAAAACGCGCGTGAGGCGGGGCGGCGAACACAATGCTTAAATAATCTCAAACAAATCGGTACGGCCGTTCAGTTGAACATTTCCAAGACGCGTCGATACCCGGCCGGTGGATGGGGGCCGATTTGGACCGGTGATCCAAATCGTGGCAATGGATCGAATCAGCCTGGCGGCTGGGCATACAGCATTTTGCCCTACATGGATGCCGAGAACCTTTACAATCTTGGAAATGGCGTCACCGATCCAACCTTGCTGGGCGAGTCAATTGCGAGAAGGGTTGGAGTACTGCAATCGTTGATGCTTTGCCCAACTCGGCGCGCCCCCAGAACGTTCGACTTGGCCAGCAGCAAAACAGTTGCTCAAGCTGTTTTTAACGCAAATAGTCAAAATCAAAACAGGCTGGTTGCCCGAGGCGACTATGCGATGAACGCCGGAGTGCGGTATGACGTCGATCAAAATGGACAAATTATTCGAAACCCAGCAACTCGAGTGCCGCAGCTTTATTCCGGTGCCACACA
This window contains:
- a CDS encoding DUF1559 domain-containing protein, with the protein product MLTLPYARRGFTLVELLVVIAIIGVLVSLLLPAVQNAREAGRRTQCLNNLKQIGTAVQLNISKTRRYPAGGWGPIWTGDPNRGNGSNQPGGWAYSILPYMDAENLYNLGNGVTDPTLLGESIARRVGVLQSLMLCPTRRAPRTFDLASSKTVAQAVFNANSQNQNRLVARGDYAMNAGVRYDVDQNGQIIRNPATRVPQLYSGATHCEPTTAEYPTTYAQADVSPAYNGWAKGSPWTGVLYQRSTLSEGAVKDGNSFTYLAGEKYLNSLHYEDGGDYGDDDTLYSGFGNDNYRTTSPNDGIYNDARDRDASCSFGGPHSGIVQFAFCDGSTRTINSTISPAINRLLGERNDGGIIDEGQLQ